The Miscanthus floridulus cultivar M001 unplaced genomic scaffold, ASM1932011v1 fs_737_9_10, whole genome shotgun sequence genomic sequence TGAGCCGCCGCCGGTAAGCGGCGTCGTCAAGTGCACGTGTTTCCGCCTTCCCAGCCGCACCAGCAAGAAGCCTCTGCCGCCGCCCCCGGCGCCGAAGCTCAGCAGCGCCAGCCGCAGGAGCGCAGTGGCTCCGGACGTGTCGGCGTCCCAGTCCCAGCGGGTCACCTTCCGTGCGTCGGCGCCCCTCTCCACGAGGTGGCCGTCGTCACCGTCAGCCGCCTCTGCCAGTGCCACCGCCACCCCAGCTCCTGCTGGCAGCGGCGGGAGCGTCGTCGCGACGAGGAGGGCGTTGGCgtcggcgtcggtggcaccgACGACGATGAAAGCCGGCGCCGCGAGCACGTCGTCCTCGTCCTTCTCGCACTGGCGCTGCCGGTC encodes the following:
- the LOC136532913 gene encoding covalently-linked cell wall protein 14-like, with the translated sequence MASAKENVPLAPPQPLLGQTSSPRPPPPTPLRPKMANGATEPPPVSGVVKCTCFRLPSRTSKKPLPPPPAPKLSSASRRSAVAPDVSASQSQRVTFRASAPLSTRWPSSPSAASASATATPAPAGSGGSVVATRRALASASVAPTTMKAGAASTSSSSFSHWRCRSLSSSQVMPHGERASFSFALSPASASSSCMSTPRIPQG